In Phycisphaerales bacterium, the following proteins share a genomic window:
- the tadA gene encoding Flp pilus assembly complex ATPase component TadA has product MSTPYLEIDVDGESRRLNFDGRAITIGRHPDNVVPIDDDRASRFHCVIEPGDSGYVVRDLDSRNGTKVNERAMQRAALRSGDVVRIGKTRFRFVDPDTEVLDLPDAEREIESIRRSPKLHRPTSGGEPQERVALLGGGEEIDYNALLAGLAAPPEGPDNRAYESVLRDLARSAHRPEADRRDVEFIGASGRLLRAADQEPERKAARKGEAETNSRGGVNLLRLLLLAAEQVAATDLHVEPRTDDFLCRLRVDGTMVDAVTLPKAMAAKLVGVVKVLSDIDIAQRLIVQEGHFSSRLDGRRIDYRVSFTPSMFGQKLVLRILDLANAPQFITDLNLPGWMAEKVKRISRQDSGMLLACGPTGSGKTTTLYAVLREIDARQRNVITIEDPVEYHLEGVTQIPIDQHKGNTFGMLLRSVLRQDPDVILLGEVRDQETAAIAMQAAMTGHLLLSTLHAKDSIGTIFRLLDLGVEPYLVASSLNLILAQRLIRQLCPVCRSERRPTPQQTLRMGRFVEGVSQIYYPVGCSRCFETGYAGRRALFELLVMTDDLRDIILKRATIADIREALQLTMFTTLAQAGYQLVADGITSVDEVERVAGVE; this is encoded by the coding sequence ATGTCGACGCCTTATCTCGAAATCGATGTGGACGGCGAGAGCCGTCGCCTCAACTTCGACGGGCGGGCGATCACCATCGGCCGGCATCCCGACAACGTCGTTCCCATCGACGACGACCGCGCGAGCCGGTTCCATTGCGTTATCGAGCCCGGCGACAGCGGGTACGTCGTCCGCGACCTCGACTCGCGCAACGGCACCAAAGTCAACGAACGGGCGATGCAACGCGCCGCTCTGCGCAGCGGCGATGTCGTGCGCATCGGCAAGACGCGATTTCGCTTCGTCGATCCTGACACCGAGGTGCTTGACCTTCCCGACGCCGAGCGCGAGATCGAAAGCATCCGCCGCTCGCCGAAACTGCACCGGCCCACGAGCGGCGGCGAGCCGCAGGAGCGCGTGGCGCTGCTGGGCGGAGGCGAAGAGATCGACTACAACGCGCTGCTCGCCGGTCTGGCGGCGCCGCCTGAGGGCCCCGACAATCGAGCCTACGAGAGCGTCCTGCGCGACCTGGCGCGCAGTGCGCATCGGCCGGAGGCCGATCGCCGCGACGTCGAGTTCATCGGCGCTTCCGGTCGGTTGCTTCGTGCCGCGGATCAGGAGCCTGAGCGCAAGGCGGCGCGCAAAGGAGAGGCCGAGACCAACAGCCGCGGCGGCGTGAACCTGTTGCGCCTGCTGCTGCTGGCCGCCGAGCAGGTCGCCGCGACCGATCTGCACGTCGAGCCGCGCACCGACGACTTCCTCTGCCGCCTGCGCGTGGACGGCACGATGGTGGACGCCGTCACGCTGCCCAAAGCAATGGCCGCCAAGCTCGTCGGAGTCGTCAAGGTGCTCAGCGACATTGATATTGCCCAGCGACTCATCGTTCAGGAAGGGCACTTTTCCAGCCGGCTCGATGGTCGCCGCATCGACTATCGTGTGAGTTTCACTCCCTCGATGTTCGGCCAGAAGCTGGTCCTGCGCATCCTCGATCTCGCCAACGCGCCGCAGTTCATTACCGACCTCAACCTGCCCGGCTGGATGGCTGAGAAGGTCAAGCGCATCAGCCGGCAGGATTCGGGCATGCTGCTGGCCTGCGGTCCCACCGGCTCGGGCAAGACCACCACGCTCTACGCCGTGTTGCGCGAGATCGACGCCCGGCAGCGCAACGTCATCACCATCGAAGATCCCGTCGAGTATCACCTCGAAGGCGTGACGCAGATCCCCATCGACCAGCACAAGGGCAACACCTTTGGCATGCTGCTGCGATCGGTGCTGCGACAGGATCCGGATGTCATTCTGCTCGGCGAAGTCCGCGACCAGGAGACGGCCGCGATCGCCATGCAGGCCGCGATGACCGGACACCTGCTGCTCTCGACGCTGCACGCCAAGGATTCGATCGGCACGATCTTCCGCCTGCTCGACCTGGGCGTCGAGCCATACCTCGTCGCATCAAGCCTCAATCTCATTCTGGCCCAGCGGCTGATCCGGCAGTTGTGCCCGGTGTGCCGCTCGGAGCGCCGGCCGACGCCCCAGCAGACGCTGCGCATGGGCCGCTTTGTCGAGGGCGTGAGCCAGATCTACTACCCCGTGGGCTGTTCGCGCTGCTTCGAGACGGGCTACGCCGGACGGCGGGCGCTGTTTGAGTTGCTCGTCATGACCGACGATTTGCGCGACATTATCCTCAAGCGTGCGACGATTGCCGACATCCGCGAGGCGCTCCAGCTGACGATGTTCACGACCCTGGCGCAGGCCGGGTACCAACTCGTGGCCGACGGCATCACTTCGGTGGATGAGGTTGAGCGCGTCGCCGGCGTGGAGTGA
- a CDS encoding CPBP family intramembrane metalloprotease: MAVVGLFGLAQLERSNPPAADPLAGDALFEMQAKVLYAADALGGDSGLVQARTFMTLAQPLGMAWRVAALLAGMEPHDSPDREGILSFVQTYDDQAAALGGDAELLHEAVKTALRDPDQLDPRQRQMVIDHLGWFGDLLLAHSAGSQHPHRIAAEHEAFRVMWIGVGVFFGAVLLLLAGSVLFFWKLVTHVIRYGELRIVMHQMHAPPAIYLEAVAAYLLLAFILPVGVGLIPGAADSIALSMALLAFASIAGVAWPFVRHRSAREVASDLGLTRGRGVWREIGAGIIGYVAASPVFFVGVLVTIGVMTLYVSLARQFGWDLDAEGPVAPHPVVQWIAHGPLYARLGVLLLAAGFAPLFEEIMFRGALLGGAARTIGLAAGILVMAFIFAAIHPQGWLAIPALMSLAIAFALIRIWRRGSLIACMTAHAVHNGFLVLLMIVLFG; the protein is encoded by the coding sequence GTGGCCGTCGTCGGACTGTTCGGGCTGGCCCAACTGGAGCGATCGAACCCTCCCGCAGCGGACCCGCTCGCCGGCGACGCCTTGTTCGAAATGCAGGCCAAGGTGCTCTACGCGGCAGATGCGCTCGGCGGGGATTCGGGCCTGGTCCAGGCCCGAACGTTCATGACGCTGGCTCAGCCGCTGGGAATGGCCTGGCGCGTCGCAGCGCTTCTGGCGGGGATGGAGCCGCACGATTCGCCCGATCGCGAAGGGATCCTCTCCTTCGTCCAGACGTACGACGACCAGGCGGCAGCGCTGGGCGGCGACGCCGAACTTCTGCACGAAGCAGTCAAGACCGCTCTGCGCGATCCGGATCAACTCGATCCGCGCCAGCGGCAGATGGTGATCGATCACCTCGGGTGGTTCGGCGATCTGCTGCTCGCGCACAGCGCAGGCTCGCAACATCCGCATCGCATCGCCGCCGAACACGAGGCCTTTCGCGTGATGTGGATCGGCGTCGGCGTGTTTTTCGGCGCCGTGCTCCTGCTGCTCGCCGGCAGCGTGCTGTTCTTCTGGAAACTCGTCACTCATGTCATTCGATATGGCGAACTTCGCATCGTCATGCACCAGATGCACGCGCCTCCGGCGATCTACCTTGAAGCCGTTGCCGCCTACCTGCTGCTCGCGTTCATACTGCCGGTGGGCGTCGGCCTCATTCCCGGGGCGGCCGATTCGATCGCGCTGAGCATGGCGCTGCTGGCTTTTGCATCTATAGCCGGCGTGGCGTGGCCGTTTGTTCGGCACCGCTCGGCGCGGGAAGTGGCCAGCGATCTGGGCCTGACGCGCGGGCGCGGCGTGTGGCGGGAGATCGGGGCGGGAATCATCGGCTACGTCGCCGCATCGCCGGTCTTCTTCGTGGGAGTGCTTGTGACCATCGGCGTCATGACGCTGTACGTCTCTCTGGCGAGGCAATTCGGGTGGGACCTTGATGCCGAGGGCCCCGTGGCGCCGCACCCCGTCGTGCAGTGGATCGCCCATGGACCGCTCTATGCCCGTCTCGGCGTGCTGTTGCTCGCGGCCGGCTTCGCGCCGCTCTTTGAGGAGATCATGTTCCGCGGCGCCCTGCTGGGCGGGGCGGCCCGCACCATCGGCCTGGCCGCCGGCATTCTCGTCATGGCGTTTATTTTCGCCGCCATACACCCGCAGGGCTGGCTGGCCATTCCCGCCCTGATGTCGCTGGCGATCGCCTTTGCACTTATCCGCATCTGGCGGCGCGGCTCGCTGATCGCCTGCATGACCGCGCACGCTGTGCATAATGGCTTTCTCGTGCTGCTTATGATCGTCCTCTTCGGATAG
- the rplM gene encoding 50S ribosomal protein L13: protein MPRQTYIAKTGEIKTNWHHVDADGQVLGRLAARLATVLQGKHKPGYTAHIDSGDYIVVTNAEKIVLTGRKAEQRLRTDYSGYPGGLRVRNYGELIRTQPESVVERAVKRMLPKGRLGRRMAKKLKVYRGPEHPHHAQQPAAMSI from the coding sequence ATGCCACGGCAAACGTACATCGCCAAGACGGGCGAGATCAAGACCAACTGGCACCACGTCGATGCCGACGGACAGGTGCTCGGCCGGCTGGCGGCGCGGCTCGCCACGGTCCTGCAGGGCAAGCACAAGCCCGGCTACACGGCTCACATCGACTCGGGCGACTACATCGTCGTGACCAACGCCGAGAAGATCGTTCTCACCGGCCGCAAGGCTGAGCAGCGCCTCCGCACCGACTACTCCGGGTACCCCGGCGGGCTGCGCGTGCGCAACTACGGCGAACTCATCCGTACGCAACCCGAATCGGTCGTCGAGCGGGCCGTGAAGCGCATGCTTCCCAAGGGCCGGCTCGGTCGCCGCATGGCCAAGAAGTTGAAGGTCTATCGCGGCCCGGAACACCCCCACCATGCACAACAGCCGGCCGCCATGTCCATCTGA
- the rpsI gene encoding 30S ribosomal protein S9, protein MTQTTTGLGIPSTAAPAPAPQVVTFKHGPEAQKFGWWWGTGRRKTAIARVRIRPGDGTFKVNGRDVNEYFTEERDRGDVVAPLKSTDMLGKLEVQVTTKGGGYMGQAGAIRLGLARALRVYDANVEPILRENNYLTRDPREVERKKYGQAGARRRFQFSKR, encoded by the coding sequence ATGACTCAAACGACCACAGGTCTTGGCATCCCTTCGACAGCCGCCCCGGCGCCCGCGCCGCAAGTCGTCACCTTCAAGCATGGCCCCGAAGCGCAGAAGTTCGGCTGGTGGTGGGGCACCGGACGGCGCAAGACCGCCATCGCCCGCGTGCGCATCCGCCCCGGCGACGGCACGTTCAAGGTGAACGGGCGCGATGTGAACGAGTACTTCACCGAAGAGCGGGATCGCGGCGACGTGGTCGCGCCGCTCAAGTCCACGGACATGCTCGGCAAACTTGAAGTGCAGGTAACCACCAAGGGCGGCGGATACATGGGACAGGCCGGCGCCATCCGCCTCGGCCTCGCCCGCGCCCTGCGCGTCTACGACGCCAACGTCGAGCCGATCCTCCGCGAGAATAACTACCTCACGCGCGACCCGCGCGAGGTTGAACGCAAGAAATACGGTCAGGCCGGCGCTCGCCGACGATTCCAGTTCTCCAAGCGCTGA
- a CDS encoding NAD(P)-dependent oxidoreductase, producing MRTIGWIGTGVMGASMAGRLLDAGFRLRVFNRTRAKAQPLLDRGAQWAETPAQAAHGADVAAMIVGYPHDVEEVILGETGVLAASQPPRILIDFTTSSPDLAQRIWREAAGRGVAALDAPVSGGDVGAKGGTLSIMLGGDAAALESLRPMLEHLGKKITLMGGPGAGQHTKMVNQILIATMMIGVCEGLIYAHGAGLDPLRVIEAVGSGAAGSWSINNLGPRIAHRDFAPGFYVEHFLKDMGIALGEARRMNLALPGLALAEQLYQSVRAQGHARGGTQALMLALESLSAVRHP from the coding sequence GTGCGAACGATCGGCTGGATCGGCACAGGCGTCATGGGCGCGTCGATGGCGGGGCGGCTGCTGGATGCGGGATTCCGGCTTCGCGTTTTCAACCGCACGCGCGCGAAGGCGCAGCCGCTGCTCGATCGCGGCGCTCAGTGGGCGGAGACGCCAGCGCAAGCGGCGCACGGCGCCGATGTCGCCGCCATGATCGTCGGCTACCCGCACGACGTGGAGGAAGTGATCCTCGGCGAAACGGGCGTTCTCGCGGCGTCGCAGCCTCCTCGCATCCTCATCGACTTCACCACGAGCAGCCCTGATCTCGCGCAGCGCATTTGGCGCGAAGCGGCGGGCCGCGGCGTCGCGGCGCTGGACGCTCCCGTCTCTGGAGGCGACGTCGGCGCGAAGGGCGGCACGCTGTCGATCATGCTCGGCGGCGACGCGGCGGCGCTCGAGTCGTTGCGGCCGATGCTCGAACACCTCGGAAAGAAGATCACGCTCATGGGCGGGCCGGGCGCGGGACAGCACACGAAGATGGTCAATCAGATCCTCATCGCCACGATGATGATCGGCGTGTGCGAGGGCCTCATCTATGCGCACGGCGCAGGCCTTGATCCGTTGCGCGTGATCGAGGCGGTCGGCAGTGGGGCGGCCGGGTCGTGGTCGATCAACAACCTCGGGCCGCGCATCGCGCACCGCGATTTTGCACCGGGCTTCTACGTCGAGCACTTTCTCAAGGACATGGGAATCGCGCTGGGCGAAGCGAGACGGATGAACCTCGCGCTGCCCGGCCTGGCGCTGGCCGAGCAGTTGTATCAGTCAGTGCGAGCGCAAGGACACGCCCGCGGCGGCACGCAGGCGCTGATGCTCGCGCTCGAGAGCCTGTCAGCCGTCAGGCACCCATGA
- a CDS encoding haloacid dehalogenase-like hydrolase: MLVLFDIDGTLYHGDGTGRAAFIDAGRELFGDRFLDHRFDLSGRLDPWIFGRFMELSGLELTPEIDATFRDACHRHLRRRIESGRHNVRSLPGTLELVERLGKAPGVTIGLLTGNWEPNGRLKVDSVGFDSRQFRICAWGDDGPTRNDLPPVARQRYVDTFSRDIEFEQVVIVGDTIHDVACAAAHNCRCLAVCTGGCTEAQLRQAGATTIMTDLSDCNAVLGWLLDSRQAVPS, encoded by the coding sequence ATGCTTGTGCTTTTTGACATAGACGGGACGCTCTATCACGGCGACGGCACCGGCCGCGCCGCCTTCATCGACGCCGGCCGTGAACTGTTCGGCGACCGCTTTCTGGACCACCGGTTCGACCTTTCCGGCAGGCTCGATCCCTGGATCTTCGGCCGATTCATGGAACTCAGCGGACTCGAACTCACGCCGGAGATCGACGCCACATTTCGCGACGCGTGCCACCGTCACTTGCGGCGCAGGATCGAGTCGGGCCGCCATAACGTGCGATCGCTTCCCGGCACGCTCGAACTCGTCGAGAGGCTCGGCAAGGCCCCGGGAGTGACCATCGGCCTGCTCACGGGCAACTGGGAGCCCAACGGGAGGCTGAAAGTCGATTCGGTCGGCTTCGATTCACGACAGTTTCGCATCTGCGCGTGGGGCGATGACGGCCCGACGCGAAACGACCTCCCGCCCGTCGCGCGCCAGCGCTACGTCGATACCTTCAGCCGGGACATCGAATTCGAACAGGTCGTCATCGTCGGCGACACAATCCATGACGTCGCCTGCGCCGCGGCTCACAACTGCCGATGCCTGGCCGTGTGCACGGGCGGCTGCACCGAGGCCCAACTGAGGCAGGCGGGAGCGACGACGATCATGACCGATCTCTCCGACTGCAACGCCGTGCTCGGCTGGCTGCTCGACTCCAGGCAGGCGGTGCCGTCATGA
- a CDS encoding alpha/beta fold hydrolase encodes MRLAVLLLIGLGVLIVLLAAVLGWALTHPPRVGAGAAAARGWYLDPADAGHEFTEWTLETRDGVRLPVWEVVNPGQPAGPVVILSHCWGGSRRESLQRLGFVQGRASRIIIWDMRGHGEAGPGIAQLGTAEIDDLIMLMDRVGPERPFILYGYSMGAGVSICAAARDAQRTRVIGVIADGPYRWTREPVHALLTVNGLPSFPILNIVHRALCVLIRGLRNSERAQFARQLRCPLLVLHGADDPVCPLNSALEVAQAAPESEFVIIPAAGHLNLHQTDARRYQATIDDFMRRCMDRASAWPAQSAALDA; translated from the coding sequence TTGCGACTGGCCGTTCTCCTGCTCATCGGGCTGGGCGTGCTGATTGTCCTTTTGGCCGCCGTGCTCGGCTGGGCCCTGACCCACCCGCCACGGGTTGGGGCGGGGGCGGCCGCGGCGCGCGGCTGGTATCTCGATCCAGCCGACGCCGGTCATGAGTTCACCGAATGGACGCTCGAAACCCGGGACGGCGTTCGCCTGCCCGTCTGGGAGGTCGTAAACCCGGGGCAGCCGGCCGGGCCGGTGGTCATTCTGTCGCACTGCTGGGGGGGGTCGCGGCGCGAGTCGTTGCAACGGCTCGGCTTCGTCCAAGGGCGCGCCTCGCGCATCATCATCTGGGACATGCGCGGCCACGGCGAGGCCGGGCCGGGCATCGCTCAACTGGGCACGGCGGAAATCGACGACCTGATCATGCTCATGGATCGCGTCGGCCCCGAGCGACCCTTCATCCTCTACGGCTATTCGATGGGCGCGGGGGTGTCGATCTGCGCCGCGGCCCGCGATGCTCAGCGAACCCGCGTGATTGGAGTGATAGCCGACGGCCCGTACCGTTGGACCCGCGAGCCCGTGCACGCGCTGCTGACGGTCAATGGCCTGCCGTCCTTCCCCATCCTGAACATCGTGCACCGCGCTTTGTGCGTGCTCATCCGCGGCCTGCGCAACTCGGAGCGAGCCCAGTTCGCCCGCCAACTCAGGTGCCCGCTGCTGGTATTGCACGGCGCCGATGACCCGGTGTGCCCGCTGAATTCGGCGCTGGAGGTCGCGCAGGCGGCGCCGGAGTCGGAGTTTGTGATCATCCCGGCGGCAGGGCATCTGAATCTCCACCAGACCGACGCCCGCCGCTACCAGGCGACGATCGACGACTTCATGCGCCGCTGCATGGATCGCGCCTCGGCTTGGCCGGCCCAAAGCGCGGCCCTCGATGCGTAA
- a CDS encoding DNA gyrase subunit B — protein sequence MQPDQLDIPATPERLKSNHGHYGEEDIQVLEGLDAVRRRPGMYVGGTDLAALHHLVWEAVDNAIDEVMAGRATTCQVSVQADGSISVTDDGSGIPLGPMKHENPALNGRPAVEIVMTVLHAGGKFDHKAYKVSGGLHGVGISCVNALSEWMDVEVTRDGKVQLIGFERGVVTTPLHVVQQLPPGEDISGTRVTFKPDATIFPETEFDFETLKRRLRELAYLNSGLIIKLSDERVGPDGKPRNETFHYNDGILAYVTQLAKSRAPICVPIYFQSSDPDQPMTCEVALQYTDSFNETTLAFTNNIHNPGGGTHLTGFKNAITRVLNNYARKNNLLKDITPSGEDLREGIVAVISLKHPDPQFNNQPKERLLSVDAEGMVSQLVGECFGAWLEEHPADARRICQKGVIAAQAREAARKARELTRRKSALESSGLPAKLADCTTTDVDKSELFIVEGDSAGGSAKGGRETEFQAILPLRGKILNVERARIDKVLAFEEIRTIIQALRCGIGEDCDLSQLRYGKIIIMTDADVDGSHIRTLLLTFFFRQMPDLIRRGHIYIAQPPLYQLARGKKCNYVLDDRRLESTLIDMALAHASLVVRNDQGETVARHEGDTARAVTMLLSRLGELARIVERRGVTFDDLLEARANDPLGQNRLPTHRLTWVGGEAFCWSEHQARELLEQNGLFIDDLPDADAQPSPAAIEQAEAENAAPAQPANFRELHENRELGVLFDRLAQYHIDINDYSLRQEEDVTGALLDTRYAWVATNAAGDKEVTYSAPNIPSILATLLEVGRQGIEIKRFKGLGEMEPEQLWETTMDPSRRRLMRVKWDVVSEAEELFSILMGEAVEPRREFIEEHALEVKNLDV from the coding sequence ATGCAACCCGATCAACTCGATATTCCCGCCACGCCAGAACGGCTCAAGAGCAATCACGGACATTACGGCGAGGAGGACATCCAGGTCCTCGAGGGCCTGGACGCCGTGCGCCGCCGCCCGGGCATGTACGTCGGCGGGACCGACCTCGCCGCGCTGCACCACCTCGTCTGGGAAGCGGTGGACAACGCCATCGACGAAGTCATGGCGGGCCGCGCCACGACCTGCCAGGTCAGCGTCCAGGCCGACGGGTCGATCTCCGTCACCGATGACGGCAGCGGCATTCCCCTCGGCCCGATGAAGCACGAGAACCCCGCGCTGAACGGACGGCCAGCCGTCGAAATCGTCATGACGGTCCTCCACGCCGGGGGCAAGTTCGACCACAAGGCCTACAAGGTGTCCGGCGGCCTTCACGGCGTGGGCATCTCCTGCGTCAACGCGCTGTCCGAGTGGATGGATGTCGAGGTGACCCGCGACGGAAAGGTGCAGCTCATCGGCTTTGAGCGCGGCGTCGTCACCACGCCGCTTCACGTCGTGCAGCAGCTCCCGCCAGGCGAGGATATCTCCGGCACGCGCGTCACCTTCAAGCCCGACGCGACCATCTTTCCCGAAACCGAGTTTGACTTCGAAACGCTCAAGCGGCGCCTGCGCGAACTGGCGTATCTCAATTCGGGCCTGATCATCAAACTGTCCGACGAGCGCGTCGGACCGGATGGCAAGCCTCGCAATGAGACGTTCCACTACAACGACGGCATCCTCGCCTACGTGACGCAACTGGCCAAGAGCCGTGCGCCCATCTGCGTGCCGATCTACTTCCAGTCGAGCGATCCCGACCAACCGATGACGTGCGAGGTGGCGCTGCAGTACACCGACTCGTTCAACGAAACAACGCTCGCGTTTACGAACAACATCCACAACCCCGGCGGGGGCACGCACCTGACCGGCTTCAAGAACGCCATCACGCGCGTGCTGAACAATTACGCCCGGAAGAACAACTTGCTCAAGGACATCACGCCGTCCGGCGAAGACCTGCGCGAAGGCATCGTCGCGGTCATCTCGCTCAAGCATCCGGACCCGCAGTTCAACAACCAGCCCAAGGAGCGGCTGCTTTCCGTAGACGCCGAGGGTATGGTGAGCCAACTCGTGGGCGAGTGCTTCGGCGCGTGGCTCGAAGAACACCCGGCCGATGCGCGGCGGATCTGCCAGAAGGGCGTCATCGCCGCCCAGGCGCGGGAGGCGGCGCGCAAGGCTCGCGAACTCACGCGCCGCAAGTCGGCGCTCGAGTCGAGCGGCCTGCCGGCCAAACTGGCCGACTGCACGACCACCGACGTAGACAAGTCTGAACTGTTCATCGTCGAAGGTGACTCGGCAGGCGGTTCGGCCAAGGGCGGCCGCGAGACCGAATTCCAGGCAATCCTGCCGCTGCGCGGCAAGATTCTCAACGTCGAGCGGGCCCGCATCGACAAAGTCCTCGCGTTCGAAGAAATCCGCACGATCATCCAGGCCCTGCGCTGCGGCATCGGGGAGGACTGCGACCTCTCCCAACTGCGCTACGGCAAGATCATCATCATGACCGACGCCGACGTGGACGGGTCGCACATCCGCACGCTGCTGCTCACGTTCTTCTTCCGCCAGATGCCCGATCTCATCAGGCGGGGTCACATCTACATTGCCCAGCCGCCGCTCTACCAACTCGCGCGCGGCAAGAAGTGCAACTACGTGCTTGACGATCGGCGGCTTGAGTCAACGCTCATCGACATGGCCCTCGCGCACGCCTCGCTGGTCGTCCGCAATGATCAGGGTGAAACCGTGGCCAGGCACGAGGGCGACACCGCGCGCGCGGTCACCATGCTGCTTTCGCGTCTGGGCGAACTGGCCCGGATCGTCGAGCGGCGCGGCGTGACGTTTGACGATCTGCTGGAGGCGCGGGCGAATGATCCGCTGGGCCAGAATCGTCTGCCCACGCACCGGCTCACGTGGGTAGGTGGCGAGGCGTTCTGCTGGAGCGAGCATCAGGCGCGCGAACTGCTCGAACAGAATGGACTCTTCATCGACGACCTGCCGGACGCCGACGCCCAGCCTTCGCCCGCCGCCATAGAACAGGCCGAAGCGGAAAACGCCGCGCCGGCCCAGCCGGCGAACTTCCGCGAACTGCATGAGAACCGGGAGCTTGGCGTGCTCTTCGATCGGCTGGCGCAGTATCACATCGACATCAACGACTACTCGCTTCGGCAGGAGGAAGACGTCACCGGCGCGCTGCTCGACACGCGCTACGCGTGGGTGGCGACGAACGCAGCCGGCGACAAGGAAGTCACCTACTCGGCGCCCAACATCCCGTCCATCCTCGCCACGCTGCTCGAAGTCGGCCGTCAGGGCATCGAGATCAAGCGATTCAAGGGCCTGGGCGAAATGGAACCGGAGCAGTTGTGGGAAACGACGATGGACCCGTCGCGGCGCCGGCTCATGCGCGTCAAGTGGGACGTCGTCTCGGAAGCAGAAGAACTCTTCTCGATTCTCATGGGCGAAGCCGTCGAGCCCCGCCGCGAGTTCATCGAAGAGCACGCGCTCGAAGTCAAAAACCTCGACGTGTAA
- a CDS encoding sulfite exporter TauE/SafE family protein, which produces MSLPELLIASALGLLGGCVGGMLGLGGGIVIIPALTLIRGPDQHLYQAALMIIYVVVALAALRRHLRARAVRADVLKGLVPASVITILIGVWLSNQFGEYTLRRIFAIFLVYVIAMDAARLRTEWIGRHDRKAAAAGVPGSPRTPVPLGRSGFVGAAMGLVGGWIGVGGGTIAVPLQQSICKVTLREAIGTSTAVILITGLIGAVAKNATLVAATHGERTVTDSLLLAASLAPGAIVGGLIGSHLAHRLPLFWVRLAFICLLTLSALKMSGLLD; this is translated from the coding sequence GTGAGTCTGCCTGAACTGCTCATTGCCTCGGCGCTGGGCCTGCTGGGCGGTTGCGTGGGAGGGATGCTGGGCCTGGGCGGCGGCATCGTCATCATTCCCGCGCTGACGCTGATCCGCGGGCCGGACCAGCACCTCTACCAGGCTGCGTTGATGATCATCTACGTCGTCGTCGCGCTGGCGGCGCTGCGGCGTCACCTGCGGGCCCGCGCGGTGCGAGCGGACGTGCTCAAGGGGCTCGTACCCGCGTCGGTGATCACCATTCTCATCGGCGTCTGGCTGAGCAATCAGTTCGGCGAATACACCCTTCGACGCATCTTCGCGATCTTTCTCGTCTACGTCATCGCCATGGATGCAGCGCGGCTCCGCACGGAGTGGATCGGGCGCCATGACCGAAAGGCCGCCGCGGCCGGTGTGCCCGGATCGCCCCGCACGCCGGTGCCCCTGGGCCGCAGCGGATTCGTCGGTGCGGCAATGGGGCTGGTTGGAGGGTGGATCGGCGTGGGAGGGGGCACCATCGCGGTGCCGCTCCAGCAATCGATCTGCAAAGTGACGCTGCGCGAAGCCATCGGGACCTCGACGGCGGTCATCCTCATCACGGGACTGATCGGAGCCGTGGCCAAGAACGCCACGCTGGTTGCCGCCACGCATGGAGAGCGGACCGTCACTGACTCGCTGCTGTTGGCCGCCTCGCTGGCGCCGGGCGCGATCGTCGGCGGCTTGATCGGCTCACACTTGGCGCACCGCCTGCCGTTGTTCTGGGTCCGCCTGGCGTTCATCTGCCTGCTGACGCTTTCGGCACTCAAAATGAGCGGGCTGCTCGATTGA